CGCCGGACGCCGACGGTCCCGACAACGACCTCGCCGACGTCCTCGACCACTATGTGCGGCGCGCGGTCGACGACCCGGAGGCCCGGCTGTACGTCTTCGGTGAGCGCTGGGGGCCCGAGAACGGCGCCCAGGACAAGGTGTTCGGCTTCCGGCCCGGCAACGGCGTCCACGACATCCACATGAACCAGGGCAACAGCCGCCGCTTCCGGGGCGACGACGGCGTGTGGCAGGACGGCGGGATTCTGATCCACTTCCCCGGGCAGTCGCGCTGGGTCGGGATCTTCCTCGCCTTCCAGAGCCAGTCCTGGCACACGGACGACATCACCGGCCACGCCCTGGAAGGCGCCGACGGTACGCGTCCCGAGCCAGGCGGTCAGCGGGTGCGGGTCGTCGCCGCGCTGGTCAACCCGAAGGGTCCGGCACCCGAGGCCGAGACGGTGATGCTGATCAACGCCTCGCCGGACCCTGTCGACCTCACCGGCTGGCGCATCACCGACCGCCTGGGACACGGCTCCCCGGTACCGTCCGGGCCGCTGGCCCCCGGTGCCTTCCTGTCCGTGCCCCTCTCGGCGGACGGCGCCCGACTCGGCAACAACGGCGGCGAGATCAACCTCCTCGACGCGGGCGGTCTGAAGGTGCACGGCGTTTCGTACACCGGGCAGCAGGGGGGACGTGAGGGCTGGACCGTGGTGTTCTGACGACCGACGACGTGTCGCCACCGGAGGCGTCTCATGACCCCTGAACCGCACGGCGGACTCGACGCGTTGCAGCGCGACCCGTACCCGCACTACGCGCGCGCCCGGCACACCGACGGCCTCGTGCACCTCGCCGAGCTGGACGCCTGGCTGGTCGCCCGGGACGCCGACGTACGAGAAGTCCTGCGCCGCCCCGGGGATTTCTCGTCGGCGAACGCGCTGCGGCCGGACGTGCTGCCGTCGCCCGCCGCGCTCGCCGTCCTCGGCGGCGGGTTCGGCGGGCGGCCCGTCGTCGTCACCGCCGACGGGGAGCTGCATCAGCGGCTGCGCGCGCCGATCGTCCGCGGCCTGTCGCCGGCGCGCGTCGCCGCCGCGCTGCCGTACGCCGTCGAGCGTGCAGCCGCTCTCGTCGACGCGTTCGCCGGGGACGGGGAGGCCGAGCTGATGTCGGCCTACGCGATGCGGCTCCCCGGCGAGGTCATCGGCAGGATCGTCGGCCTCGACCCGGCCGACGTACCCGCCGTCGTACACGGTGGTTACCGGGCGGAGGAACTGCTCTTCCGTCCGCTGGAGGAGGACGAGCAGGTGGCCGCGGCCGAGGACGTCGTCGCCATGCAGCACATCCTCGACGGCTACGTGCGCGAGCGGCACGCGCACCCCCGCGAGGACCTCTGCACCGACCTCATCGCCTCCGTCACCACCCCGGGCAAGGGCGAACTCACCCTGGAGCAGCGGCACGAACTCGTCGCCCACCTCCAGAACCTGCTCCTCGCCGGACACCTGACGACCACCGCGCTGATCGGCACGACCGTCCTGCACCTCCTGCGCCACCGCAACCAGTGGGAGCTGCTGTGCGCCGAGCCCGACCGGATCCCGGCGGCGATCGAGGAGGCGGCACGCTACGACACCGCCCTGCAGGGATTCCGCCGCGTCACCACCCGCCCGGTCACCCTCGCGGGTACCGAACTCCCCGCCGGTGCCGCACTGTTCGTGGCCTTCGGCGGGGCGAACCGGGACGCGGTACGGCACCCGCGCCCCGACACCTTCGACATCACCCGCACACCCGACCGCCACCTCGCCTTCGGGTCGGGCGTGCACAGCTGCCCGGGCTCACAGCTCGCTCGCGAACAACTCCGTATCGCCCTGCGGGAGTTGACCGGCCGCCTGCCGGGCCTGCGGCTGGCCGAGGACCGACCGGTCACCATGCGCCCCACGCTGATCCACCGGTCCCCGCAGGCCCTGCACCTTCACTGGCCGTAGAACGTGGCGTCCGCCCGGTCCGTCGCCGCGCTGGGCGTCTGGACGTACAGCACCTGCTCCCAGTGCCGGATGTAGCGTCCGGCGTAGTTGTACGACTCGTACGAGACCCCCGCCGCGTCGGACAGCCCCGCCCGCCGGTAGAACGTCGCGTCGGACGCGAACCGCGCCGTCCCGTCGTTCCTCTCCAGCCACACCTCGAAGTTCTTGTGCCGCAGGAAGTAGCCGGGGAAGTTCGCCGACTCCAGCGCGACGGTCCCGCTCCCCGCAAGCCCCTTGACCACCCGGAACTGCGAGTCCGCCAGCGGCGAGACGTTCGCGTCCGTCCGGGCGCGGTACTCCCAGTGGCGCATGAACCGGTCCGGGAAGTTGTACGACGAGAAACGCTGCGGCGTGACCCCGTCGGCCACCGGGATCCCGAAGTCGGGGGTGCCGTCGGCCTTCCAGTACAGCTTCTGCACGCGGGTACGGCGGTTGGGGTCGTTGAGCGGGTCGCCGCTGATGTCCTTGTAGCTGCGGTCGTGGTAGACGAGGATGTCGCTCTTTCCGTCCTCGGAGACGGTGAAGGAGTTGTGACCCGGCCCGTACTGGCTGGTCGAGGCGTTGCTGGTGAAGACGGGCGTCGAACTCTTCGCCCATGACGCCGGGTTGAGCAGGTTCGCGCTCGCGGAGGCCGACAGCAGGCCCAGGCAGTAGTTGCTGTCCGTTGCACTCGCGGAGTACGACATGAACACCTTGCCGCCGCGCTGGATCACCGCCGGCCCCTCGTTGACCTTGTAGCCGACCGTCTCCCAGGAGTAGGTGGGCCGCGACAGCCTCACCGGGGTGCCGGTGATGGTCCAGGGGTTGGCCATCCTCGCGAGGTAGATGTCCGTGTTGTTGTTCACGGACGGGTCGCGCTGCGCCCACGCCAGATAGCGCACCCCGTTCACGACGAAGGTCGTGGCGTCCAGCGAGAAGCTCTCCCACTGGGTCTTGATCTGCCCCTTCTCCGTCCAGTTCGCGGTGAGCGGGTTGGCGCCGGTGCCCTCCAGGACGTACATCCGGATCGCCCACACATCACTGGTGGATCCGGCGGCGAAGTAGACGTACCACTTGCCGTCGATGAAGTGGATCTCCGGCGCCCAGATGTGCGCGCCCATCACGCCGCTGGAGTGCTTGGTCCAGATGGTGACCTCCTGGGCCGTGGACAGGCCCTGGATGGTCGTCGCCCGGCGCAGCACGATGCGGTCGTACGCGGGGACGGTCGCGGTGAAGTAGTAGAAGCCGTCGGTGTGTTTGACGATGTGCGGGTCGGCCCGCTTCTCCGCGATCGGGTTCGTGTAGGTCACGGCGGGGGAGTCGGGCACGGCGGCCTGGGCGGGGGAGCCCGGTGCGACGAGGCAGGCCGCGAGAGCGACCAGCATCGCCGTGAGCAGACGAACGACGTTACGTGTCAAGGGAGTTCTCCGCATCAGGTCAGGTGGTGGGGACGAGGCGCCACTGCTGGCAGTTGCTGTTCAGCCAGGTCCACTGGCGTACGTCGGCGCCGTTCGCGGTGGCGCATTCGGCCACGTCGGCGACCTTGCCGGTGGACTCGTTGACGATCCGGACGTGGTCGCCGCTCGCCGTGAAGACGAGCCGGTAGCGCTGGCACTTGTTGTTCAGCCAGGACCACTGCCGGATGTCGGCACCGTCGGTCGCGGAGCACTCGGCGGTGTCCATCACCTTGCCGGTGGCGACGTTGACCAGCCGGTTGGTGTCGTCGCCGAGGTCCTGGACCTTCCACTTCTGGTTGGTCCCGCCGTTGCAGGTCCACTGGAAGATGTTGGCGCCGTCGGCCGTGCTGCCGCCGTTCACGTCCAGGCACTTGCCACTGTTGCGGTTGACGAGGGTGTACGCGGTCGGGGTCGCCGCAGTCTCGCCGGACGGGCCGGGGAGCGTCGTACCGAGGGCGACGGGGGTGCCGAAGTTCGGGGTGCCGTCCGCGTTCCAGGTGAACTCCTGGGCCCGCGTGGTCCGTCCGTTGCCGCAGCCGCCGTTGGACGCGGAGTTGCCGTGGTAGACGAGCCAGTTCTCGGTGCCGTCCGGGGAGGTGAAGAAGCCGTTGTGCCCGGGGCCGTACACACCGCGTGCGTCACTGCGCTGGAAGACGGGCGTCGACTTCTTCGTCCAGGATGCCGGGTTCAACGGGTCGGAGCCGGTCAACTCCAGTTGTCCCAGCTTGTAGTCGGCCGTCTGGCAGGAGCTGGCCGAGAAGGTGAGGAAGGTCCGGCCGCCGCGGTAGAGCGGCTCGGGGGCCTCGTTGACGGGGGAACCCGACCGCTCCCAGCTCATTGTCGGACGGGAGATCACGGTGAAGGTGCGGCTCGCCAACGTATACGGATTGCTGAGCGGCGCGATGACCAGGCTCTGCTCGCCGCCGTTCACGAACCCGCTGCCGACGAGATAGAGACGGCCTCCGGCCCGCAGCACGCTCGCGTCGATCAGCCAGCCGCCGGGTGTGAGATTGGACCCGGTGAGCGAGCCCTTGTAGGTGTACGGGCCCATCGGGTCGGCGCCCGCGCTCTCCAGCACATGCGTGCGCTGCGAGTCACAGCAAGCCACCCCGCTCCGACCCGCCGAGTAGTACAGGTACCAGTGCCCGTCGACGAAATGCAGCTCCGGTGCCCAGAAGTTGGTGTTCCGCGTCGACGTCGTGTCCGACCACACCTGCACGTTCGGCGCGGTGGCGAGGCCCGCGAGCGTCGGTGACTTGCGGATGCCGAGGATGCCGGTGAACGTCGTGGTGATCAGGTAGTAGTTGCCGTCGTAGTACTCCAGCCAGGGGTCGGCGCCCTTGGACGACTTGAGCGGGTTGGCATACGGGCGCCCGTCGGCCGCGGCGGCCGGCTGGGTCGCCGACACCAGCGCGAGGAGTACGGCGCACACAAGGACGAGCATCTGACGCATACGAGATCCTGTCCGTGATTTCGAACGCGGTTCGTGAATTCGATCAGAAGATAGATCTGGGGCATGTTCCCGTCAACGGTCGTGTCACAAGGGCTTTACCGGGCTTCAACTGACGGCGCCTGCGCAAAGCGTCCCGTGGCGAGGTGGGCGCGGGGGGCGGTCAGCCGGGCGAGCTGCGCCTCGCACTCGGTGACGCGCCCCTTCACCGCCGTACGCCAGTCATCGTCCTTGCTGGTCCCGGACAGCAGCGCGGTCCGCTGCAGGAGCTGGATCAGCGCGATGCGCCGTCGTTCGACTGCGGCGCCATCGTGGCTGGTCGCGCAGTTCCCCGCGCCCCTAGGTCGGCACGCTTGCCGCAAGCTGCGGGCATTCGTGCCGCCTGGGGCGGCACGGGTGGGCGCAGGCGGCACCCCGTCAACGGGCTGCATGTGTGGGGGGTGATCACGGCAGCGGCGACACTCGTGGTCGCGGGGCTGCTGGTCCCGCTGGTGCGGGAGGGGGCCGCCGCCCCTCCCGCACCGGCGTCGTACGGCCTCAGCAGTCGCGGAACTCCGGCGACTGGTTCAGGATCTGGGCGCGCAGAGAAGTGAAGCGGGTGTACGTCTCACCGCCGCGCGCCTCCGGCGGGAACACGGCGACGCGGTGGCAGTTCTGGAAGGCGAGGGCGACGCCGAAGTGCCGCTCCAGGCTGCCGCGGATCGCGTCGCTGGACAGCGCCCGCAGCAGCTGACCGCGCTCCTTCTCGGAGGGCGGAGGCGTCTGGTTGTCGGCGAACTCGGCCCGACCGGCGCCCAGTTCGCCGACCAGACGGGCGATCAGATCGTAGGCGTACGGCAGGGACGTACGGACCGTATCCACGAAGTCCTCTTCCCGCACCTGGCCGTTCTCGGCTTCGGCGAGCAGCTGCGGGGAGACGTCGAGCGACATGAAGGGGGTGTCCTGTCTGTTGTGCTGGTGGTGGAACACAGAGGTGCGGTGAGGTCAGGCGAAGGCTGCGAGCGCCGCGGGGCCGTGTTCAAACTCGGGGTCGACCTGGTCGGCGAGGTCCCGGCCGGTGGCCTCGTTGGCCCAGGCCGTGGCGTTGCGGAGGTGGAACTCGACGGCGTGCCGCTGGAAGGCCGCCCAGTCCTTCGTACGGGCGTCGACGGCGGCCTGCAGCCGCTGCAGGGCCTCGGCGTTGGCGGGCTCCAGCTCGCCCTGGTCGCGGCCCTGTTCCTGGGCACGGACGAAGGCGGACTGCTCGCAGTGGGCGAGGAGGTCGTCGCCGACGTGCCGGCGCAGGAAGTCGAGGTCGTCAGCGCCGGTGACCTTGTTTCCGACCACGGCGACCGGGATGCCGAACTCGGCCGCGTGGTCGCGGTACTGGCGGTAGACCGAGACGCTCTTCCGGGTCGGCTCGACGACCAGGAACGTCATGTCGAACCGGGTGAAGAGCCCCGAGGCGAAGGCGTCCGCGCCGGCCGTCATGTCGACGACGACGTACTCGCCGGGGCCGTCGACCAGATGGTTGAGGTACAGCTCGACCGCGCCCAGCTTGGAGTGGTAGCAGGCCACCCCGAGATCGCTCTCGTCGAAGGCGCCGGTGACCATCAGGGACACCTCGCCGACCCGCTGGACGTGCCGCGAGTGGATCTCGTCGTCGCCGAGCAGCCGGACCAGTCGCGAGCCGCGCCCGGGCGGCGTGGTCTTCACCATCGCCTGGCGGGACGGGATCCGCGGGTTCGTGCCCCGCAGATAGTCCTTGATCTCACCGGTCCGCGCACTGAGCGGCGGCGCGGCGAAGACCTCGTCCTCGTCGAGCCCGAGGGCGTAGGCCAGGTGCTGGTTGATGTCGCCGTCCATGGCGACGACGGGCGCGCCCGAGCACGCGAGATGACGGGCGAAGAGTGCGGACAGGGTCGTCTTGCCGCTGCCGCCCTTGCCCACGAAGGCCACGCGCATGCCTAACCGCCCCTATTGGAAATGAATGTCATGAACGTAGATTGATGAGAGCAGGGGGCCGGTGTCAAATCCGCGGACGCTCAACTGGGCGGCGGGCGGAGTCAGTTGAAAATTGGGTAGT
This genomic window from Streptomyces sp. DG2A-72 contains:
- a CDS encoding DUF2278 family protein; translated protein: MPLKAYGVLITRAVDTRREGADDTPHYQIHVTDDAGTHYRAAVNVLSQERPSELLYLVDEDFRHPVTDRLEGLTSGWNTLPAGPGGPNLDFVRGNLFDPARMRPLPPDADGPDNDLADVLDHYVRRAVDDPEARLYVFGERWGPENGAQDKVFGFRPGNGVHDIHMNQGNSRRFRGDDGVWQDGGILIHFPGQSRWVGIFLAFQSQSWHTDDITGHALEGADGTRPEPGGQRVRVVAALVNPKGPAPEAETVMLINASPDPVDLTGWRITDRLGHGSPVPSGPLAPGAFLSVPLSADGARLGNNGGEINLLDAGGLKVHGVSYTGQQGGREGWTVVF
- a CDS encoding cytochrome P450, translated to MTPEPHGGLDALQRDPYPHYARARHTDGLVHLAELDAWLVARDADVREVLRRPGDFSSANALRPDVLPSPAALAVLGGGFGGRPVVVTADGELHQRLRAPIVRGLSPARVAAALPYAVERAAALVDAFAGDGEAELMSAYAMRLPGEVIGRIVGLDPADVPAVVHGGYRAEELLFRPLEEDEQVAAAEDVVAMQHILDGYVRERHAHPREDLCTDLIASVTTPGKGELTLEQRHELVAHLQNLLLAGHLTTTALIGTTVLHLLRHRNQWELLCAEPDRIPAAIEEAARYDTALQGFRRVTTRPVTLAGTELPAGAALFVAFGGANRDAVRHPRPDTFDITRTPDRHLAFGSGVHSCPGSQLAREQLRIALRELTGRLPGLRLAEDRPVTMRPTLIHRSPQALHLHWP
- a CDS encoding family 43 glycosylhydrolase — encoded protein: MTRNVVRLLTAMLVALAACLVAPGSPAQAAVPDSPAVTYTNPIAEKRADPHIVKHTDGFYYFTATVPAYDRIVLRRATTIQGLSTAQEVTIWTKHSSGVMGAHIWAPEIHFIDGKWYVYFAAGSTSDVWAIRMYVLEGTGANPLTANWTEKGQIKTQWESFSLDATTFVVNGVRYLAWAQRDPSVNNNTDIYLARMANPWTITGTPVRLSRPTYSWETVGYKVNEGPAVIQRGGKVFMSYSASATDSNYCLGLLSASASANLLNPASWAKSSTPVFTSNASTSQYGPGHNSFTVSEDGKSDILVYHDRSYKDISGDPLNDPNRRTRVQKLYWKADGTPDFGIPVADGVTPQRFSSYNFPDRFMRHWEYRARTDANVSPLADSQFRVVKGLAGSGTVALESANFPGYFLRHKNFEVWLERNDGTARFASDATFYRRAGLSDAAGVSYESYNYAGRYIRHWEQVLYVQTPSAATDRADATFYGQ
- a CDS encoding family 43 glycosylhydrolase; amino-acid sequence: MRQMLVLVCAVLLALVSATQPAAAADGRPYANPLKSSKGADPWLEYYDGNYYLITTTFTGILGIRKSPTLAGLATAPNVQVWSDTTSTRNTNFWAPELHFVDGHWYLYYSAGRSGVACCDSQRTHVLESAGADPMGPYTYKGSLTGSNLTPGGWLIDASVLRAGGRLYLVGSGFVNGGEQSLVIAPLSNPYTLASRTFTVISRPTMSWERSGSPVNEAPEPLYRGGRTFLTFSASSCQTADYKLGQLELTGSDPLNPASWTKKSTPVFQRSDARGVYGPGHNGFFTSPDGTENWLVYHGNSASNGGCGNGRTTRAQEFTWNADGTPNFGTPVALGTTLPGPSGETAATPTAYTLVNRNSGKCLDVNGGSTADGANIFQWTCNGGTNQKWKVQDLGDDTNRLVNVATGKVMDTAECSATDGADIRQWSWLNNKCQRYRLVFTASGDHVRIVNESTGKVADVAECATANGADVRQWTWLNSNCQQWRLVPTT
- a CDS encoding SCO5389 family protein, which encodes MSLDVSPQLLAEAENGQVREEDFVDTVRTSLPYAYDLIARLVGELGAGRAEFADNQTPPPSEKERGQLLRALSSDAIRGSLERHFGVALAFQNCHRVAVFPPEARGGETYTRFTSLRAQILNQSPEFRDC
- a CDS encoding ATP-binding protein, which codes for MRVAFVGKGGSGKTTLSALFARHLACSGAPVVAMDGDINQHLAYALGLDEDEVFAAPPLSARTGEIKDYLRGTNPRIPSRQAMVKTTPPGRGSRLVRLLGDDEIHSRHVQRVGEVSLMVTGAFDESDLGVACYHSKLGAVELYLNHLVDGPGEYVVVDMTAGADAFASGLFTRFDMTFLVVEPTRKSVSVYRQYRDHAAEFGIPVAVVGNKVTGADDLDFLRRHVGDDLLAHCEQSAFVRAQEQGRDQGELEPANAEALQRLQAAVDARTKDWAAFQRHAVEFHLRNATAWANEATGRDLADQVDPEFEHGPAALAAFA